The DNA sequence GCCCCGGCCGTTTCGACCGCCGCGTTGTGGTTCCGCGCCCCGACGTTCGCGGACGCGAAGAGATCCTCCGCGTTCACTCGCGCAAGATTCCTCTCGCCGAAGATGTCGATTTGTCAGTCCTCGCCCGCGGCACACCGGGCTTCTCCGGAGCCGATCTGGCGAACCTTGTGAACGAAGCTGCCCTGTTAGCCGCCCGCCAGAATCGCAAGACGGTCACCATGTACGACTGCGAACTGGCCAAGGACAAGGTCCTCATGGGCGCCGAGCGCAAGTCCATGATCCTCTCCGACGAGGAGAAGAAGGTCACGGCCTATCACGAAGCCGGACACGCTCTCGTCGCCGTGATGTCCGATCACTCGGACCCGCTGCACAAGGTCACCATCATCCCGCGCGGTATGGCGCTGGGCGTGACCATGCAGCTCCCGATCGACGACAAGCACACCTACACGAAGAACTACCTCACCACGCGCCTCGCCATCATGATGGGCGGCCGCCTCGCTGAGGAACTGTTCCTCGACACCATGACCACCGGTGCCGGCAACGACATCGAGCAGGCCAGCGAACTGGCCCGCAAGATGGTTTGCGAGTTCGGCATGAGCGACCTCGGCCCGCTCACTTTCGGCAAGAAGGAAGAGCAGATCTTCCTCGGTCGTGAAATTAACCAGCACCGTGACTACTCGGAAGAGACCGCGATCCGCATCGACGCCGAAGTTAAGCGCTTCATCGACAACGGCTATAACGCGGCCCGCGAGATCCTCTCCAACAATCGCGAAGTGCTCACCCGCATCGCCATGGCTCTGCTCGAGCGCGAAGTTCTCGACGCCCAGGAGATCAAGCTGATCATCGAAGGCAAGGAACTTCCGGCTCGTCCGTCCTCGCACGACGACGGCGGCGTCCAGCAGGTGCTGAAACCGGCGCCCGGCTCTCAGCCCGGCATCGTCCCCGGCGAACGCCCCAGCCACGCATAAACCGAGTTACCTTCAAAGCCGGTCCCGAAACGGGATCGGCTTTTTCTTTTGCCGCAGCATGAAAGAGATTTACGTGGGGGCTTCGATCCTAACCTCGCATGGCGGCGAGGTGACACAAACATTAGGCCAAGGCGTGAGCCTTGGGTTGACGCCACAACCAAATATTCACCAACTTCATGCCACCTTCAGCCGGGCTCGTGAGCGAGGACTTGCCTGGACGGTGATCTTTATGTCCTGCCCGAGCAGCAGTAGGAAGCGCATCAGTCGTTCCAGCGAAAATCCCGAGAGCCGTCCGCGCACGAGCGCCGACACTTTCGGCTGATCCACCCCTAGCCGCTTCGCCAGTTCCACCTGTGTGAGTCCCTTCGCCTGCATCACCGCCGTGATTTTCTGCGCCAGTTCTGCCTTCGCCAGAGCTTCTTCCGAACTCGGCAGCCCAAGATCGGCGAAGACGTTGCCACTGCCAACCTCGTAGCCCGCTTTCCGTTTTGCCAGCCGTTTCATAAATGACGCGACTATATGCCAGTACTGGCATATAGGTCAAAACTCGCAAACGGCAGTTGCCGAAGTCGATGTGATTGAGCGGGCAAGTGCCATTCGGATTTGGCACCCTCGGGCTGGTGGCCTCGCTTTCACCTTTCTTTGTTTCACTTCTCCGAGACCGTTTCGTGCCCCACCTTAACGTCCCGCTGTTGGGACGTTAAGGTGGGAGACCACCGCTCCCGATCCCGGAGGGTTGTAGGTTAACGACACCAAACGTTCCAGTTTCATCACACCGACATGCACAGCACATAACCCGCGACGCAGTCCCGGGCAAACGAAGAACGTTGGTCTTTGTCATTCCGAGGCTCCGCCGAGGAATCCCTTACCCTTCTACCGAGACGTCCGGTCCCATATTGGGATATGAGCGGTAACCACGGTTATCAAGGGTAATCTGGCCTTCCCAGCGTTGTTGGAACTAGGATCAAACTTGCGGTGTCATTACGAGTATGACTCGACTTCGCTTCGCAATCCTGCTACCGGTTCTCTTTGTATTGCTCACGTCTTTTCTTTGGTTCTGGTCGCGGGCACAGTACAAGGCATTCATTCGAACGACAATAACAGCCAACGAGTCGTCGCCTGAGTGGCAGGATTGGCCAGAGGTCTGGACGGATTACACTCCGGCACCTTTGCAACTCGCCGGAGCACTAAACGTACCCGTCGCAACTTTTGCACATCCCATGTATTCGTTAGTTCACAGCGATGTTAAGGTGTTGAAGTTACTGGCGCTGCTTCTTGGCGTCGCCACGCAATGGGGTTACGTCGGATGGACGTGGGATGTCCGATCACCTCGTCGCAACAGATGGCCTACACGAATAACGGCGGCGCTCGGAATCCCGTTCAGCGTGTTTTTACTGCCCGCTTCATTCTCTATGTATCATGTCGGCGTCGTTTATCAGGCTTCGGCCGTTCTTTGGGCTGGAGCAATCTTCTGGCATTCGGTACGAGTGCTAAGGCGAAATGACAGGAATTTTCCGATAAGGCCTCTAACGTGAGACGGTTCTGTTACATCATCGCTTTATGGGCCTGTGCTGCGGCTCTATGCCAGAACACCGAATCCCCTCGAGAACCTCACAGCATCAAGCTGGAGAACACAGGTCATGGCTACTGGAAGGAGGGTAGGCCATTCCTTCTTAGGACGTATGTGACTTCCGACGGCACAAGGGCTGACCTAACGTTTCTGACCTTCCACTCGTTGCGCGAGGCGAACCAGTACATCGCTGCCTTCCTGGATTCCCACGCGAAGGTGATCTATCGAGCGCGTAACAAGGACACCAAAGGACAGGTCATCGGTGAGCGAATTGTCGCTGTAAGGGAGGTATCCGGCAAGAAAGACTTTACTCTTATCAGGCGAGTTGGGCTGAACGGCTATTTTATTGTCTCTTCCTGCTTAACCTCAGCAATAGAAGTTGAACAAGAAGCAGTCACGGAATAGGGTGGGTTTGGGATTGTGAGCGGCACGCCGGGCTTATCGATGAACTCTTTTCCGGGCGTACCCCAGCGCCAGTAAGGCGGATGCCCACCCCACGAACGCCGGCTGAAAATCGCCCGATGACCCGATCACCCGATCACAAATCACTCCGCCTTCCAAATCACCGACGCATGCGGCCTCAACTTCACCTCGATCTTCTTCGTCTTCCCCAGATTTCTCTTCTCCCACAGATCACGCACGCGATAATTGCCATCCGGCAGTCCCGCGTCCTTCCACGCCCGATCGACCGCCAGTTCCTTGTCGCCGATGTTGAACACCGCCACGTAATATCCCTTCCCATTCACCGGACGTGCCGTCCACACCACCAGGTCGCCATCCCGCAGGGCCTGCCGGTTCTCCTGCGACCTCTGATCGACCCCCATCACCTCGGCGTTCGTCAGCAGCGACCGGGTCCAGTCGTCCAGTTCCAGCAGGTTCCCGCCCATCATCAGCGGAGACCTTGAGACCGACCACAGCGTCATCATCGTCCGCTGTTCATCCTGTGTGAACCGCGATTTCCGCGGCTCGCCCGCTCCCGGACTCGGCCCCAGCCACCCCAGCGGCAGCATGTCCGAATCGGGCCAGCGACCCGTGTTGATATGCGGCGCCCATTTTGCCGCCGTCTCGAACTGGTCGAACAAACTCTGCGACCACTCATGCCCCTGCCACTTGCCCCAGTGGTCCCAGAAGTCGTCGCACGTCCGCCACATCTGCGCGTACTTCGCCACTTCATCCGCGTGCTCGATCGCCGTCGGCCCCGGCGACAAACTCAGCACCATCGGCCGCCCCGACTTCCTGATCGCCTCGCTTATCATCCGGATCTCCGCCGGCTTATACGGATGGTCCGCAATGCAGTCCACCTTCACAAAATCCACGTCCCACGACGCATACAGCTTGAAGATCGAATCGTAGTAAGCCTGCCCGGCCTCGTTGTCCTTCGCGCCGTAGTTGTACGCGTTCCACGGACACAGGTCCTGGCGGTCCGCCGCATCGCCTGCCGCCAGCTTTGAACCGGCAATCGGCAGGTTCTTGTCAGCCGCCTGCTTCGGAACCCCGCGCAGGATATGTATCCCGAGCTTCAACCCCAGCGAATGAACGTAATCCGCCAGTGGCTTGAACCCTTTTCCGTCCGCCGACGAAGGAAACCGCACCGGATCCGGAACGAAGCGCCCATCCTCCGTCAGGTTGAAACGGTATTGCTTCGGATCGTCCTTCGGATTCGGGATGTACCACCCTTCATCGATCACCACGTCCTGCCAGCCGTACCGCTTCAATTCCTTCGCCATCACCTCGGCCGTTGCGCGCACCTCGCTCTCGGTGATCGTGCGCCCAAACGAGTCCCAACTGTTCCACCCCATCGGTGGAGTCGGCGCAATCCCGGTCTGCGCAAACGCGCAGGCGCTGATACAGACAAGAATGAATGCCGAAAAAACTGCGCTCCTCATGATGTCCCTCGCAAATACGCGACGTTACGGCACGCCCGCGCTCGGGCGCGAAACCCTGACTCTAATCGCCCGATGACCCGATCATCAATGGCCCGATTCGCTCTTTCCCGTTATGGGAAAAACCTTGTCAAGTGGGTCTGCGCCTCCGTTTCCCCGCAAGTTCCTGATTTAACGGC is a window from the Terriglobales bacterium genome containing:
- a CDS encoding helix-turn-helix transcriptional regulator, which translates into the protein MKRLAKRKAGYEVGSGNVFADLGLPSSEEALAKAELAQKITAVMQAKGLTQVELAKRLGVDQPKVSALVRGRLSGFSLERLMRFLLLLGQDIKITVQASPRSRARLKVA
- a CDS encoding glycoside hydrolase family 27 protein, with product MRSAVFSAFILVCISACAFAQTGIAPTPPMGWNSWDSFGRTITESEVRATAEVMAKELKRYGWQDVVIDEGWYIPNPKDDPKQYRFNLTEDGRFVPDPVRFPSSADGKGFKPLADYVHSLGLKLGIHILRGVPKQAADKNLPIAGSKLAAGDAADRQDLCPWNAYNYGAKDNEAGQAYYDSIFKLYASWDVDFVKVDCIADHPYKPAEIRMISEAIRKSGRPMVLSLSPGPTAIEHADEVAKYAQMWRTCDDFWDHWGKWQGHEWSQSLFDQFETAAKWAPHINTGRWPDSDMLPLGWLGPSPGAGEPRKSRFTQDEQRTMMTLWSVSRSPLMMGGNLLELDDWTRSLLTNAEVMGVDQRSQENRQALRDGDLVVWTARPVNGKGYYVAVFNIGDKELAVDRAWKDAGLPDGNYRVRDLWEKRNLGKTKKIEVKLRPHASVIWKAE
- the ftsH gene encoding ATP-dependent zinc metalloprotease FtsH, translated to MNSTVKTVVFWLVIVLCGVLLWQVVTSSKGGAKEAEVSFSQFLSDVDATKVKEVTITGTEVHGKFTDGGAFRTTVPANYPDMYKALREKGVSTTVREVQGGGWPTWLLNLAPLILLGALWFIMIRQMQTGGNKALSFGKSRARLLSMQQKKVTFKDVAGVDEAKEELREIIEFLREAQKFQKLGGRIPKGVLLVGPPGTGKTLLARAVAGEANVPFFSISGSDFVEMFVGVGASRVRDLFEQGKKNAPCIIFIDEIDAVGRHRGAGLGGGHDEREQTLNQLLVEMDGFESNEGVILIAATNRPDVLDPALLRPGRFDRRVVVPRPDVRGREEILRVHSRKIPLAEDVDLSVLARGTPGFSGADLANLVNEAALLAARQNRKTVTMYDCELAKDKVLMGAERKSMILSDEEKKVTAYHEAGHALVAVMSDHSDPLHKVTIIPRGMALGVTMQLPIDDKHTYTKNYLTTRLAIMMGGRLAEELFLDTMTTGAGNDIEQASELARKMVCEFGMSDLGPLTFGKKEEQIFLGREINQHRDYSEETAIRIDAEVKRFIDNGYNAAREILSNNREVLTRIAMALLEREVLDAQEIKLIIEGKELPARPSSHDDGGVQQVLKPAPGSQPGIVPGERPSHA